Proteins encoded together in one Apis cerana isolate GH-2021 linkage group LG4, AcerK_1.0, whole genome shotgun sequence window:
- the LOC107996101 gene encoding E3 ubiquitin-protein ligase RNF8 isoform X2: MEGSKAEKRIKLDDSEEKLVEPSLVRINKHGCAPHNIHIDKNEFKIGRARDNDEIILDAMISRKHCILKYEENEEWTIKDLSSSVTFVNDIPLTFGVSQKLYDRDIIQFSASEKFKYIFILDFKDEYKVKKPKIDENILDNVFIEQKTFTQNQECQKKILKDKLQIKQKQQDKLKQLLKQQNVSKEDTKDLKQQIILLENKIKHGNIQEQYFQNLYTDLSEKLENERIEFEKKLNEEKRKWQEALNVSKLEKEMLELKMKEQMEKWREEQQTKWKNVMENRVKEEKNIQAQLLSEKIILEEKLKETEKALKEQAKIETINNVAGTSDNSNDSCIFLKTKNPSEFQIIDTIDLTIPTQVASKIDEKESVFDKINDIMDEQLTCTICSELFVKATTLNCMHTFCQHCINVWNKKRKECPICRAPVSSMNRSIVLDNFIESMLENLPIRFKERRKEILKERQVEYKKKIR; this comes from the exons atggaaGGTTCGAAagcagaaaaaagaataaaactcGACGACTCAGAGGAAAAATTAGTGGAACCTAGTTTAGtgagaattaataaacatgGTTGTGCTCCTCATAATATTcacattgataaaaatgag ttTAAAATAGGTCGTGCAAGAgataatgatgaaattattttggatGCAATGATATCTAGAAAACattgcattttaaaatatgaagaaaatgaagagTGGACGATTAAAGATTTAAGTTCTTCTGTTACATTTGTTAACGATATTCCTCTAACATTTGGTGTGAGTCAAAAACTTTATGATAGAGACATCATACAATTTAGTGcatctgaaaaatttaaatatatttttattcttgattttaaaGATGAGTACAAAGTTAAAAAGCCTAAGATAGATGAAAACATATtagataatgtttttatagaaCAAAAAACATTTACACAAAATCAGGaatgtcaaaaaaaaattcttaaagacaaattacaaataaaacaaaaacaacaagataaattaaaacaacttttaaaacaacaaaatgtttcaaaagaaGATACCAAAGATTTGAaacaacaaattatattattagaaaataaaataaaacatggtAATATTCAAGAAcagtattttcaaaatctgtATACTGATTTGtcagaaaaattagaaaatgaacggatagaatttgaaaaaaaattaaatgaagaaaaacgaaaatggCAAGAAGCTCTAAATGTAAGTAAACTTGAGAAAGAAatgttagaattaaaaatgaaagaacaaaTGGAGAAATGGAGAGAAGAGCAACAAActaaatggaaaaatgttaTGGAAAACAgagttaaagaagaaaaaaatatacaagccCAATTGttaagtgaaaaaataattttagaagaaaaattaaaagaaacagaaaaagcTCTAAAAGAACAAGCtaaaatagaaacaataaataatg TTGCAGGGACTTCTGATAATTCGAATGAcagttgtatatttttaaaaacaaaaaatccttcagaatttcaaattatagatACAATAGATTTAACAATTCCTACTCAAGTTGCttctaaaattgatgaaaaagaaagtgtgtttgataaaattaatgatataatggaTGAACAATTAACTTGCACCATATGTTCAGAATTATTTGTGAAAGCAACAACATTAAATTGCATGCATACATTTTGTCAACATTGTATAAAtgtatggaataaaaaaagaaaggaatgtCCAATATGTAGAGCACCAGTATCATCAATGAATAGATCAATAGTTCTAgacaattttattgaaagtaTGTTAGAAAATTTACCTATTCGATtcaaagaaaggaggaaagaaattctaaaagaAAGACAAG TGgagtacaagaaaaaaattcgttga
- the LOC107996101 gene encoding E3 ubiquitin-protein ligase RNF8 isoform X1, giving the protein MEGSKAEKRIKLDDSEEKLVEPSLVRINKHGCAPHNIHIDKNEFKIGRARDNDEIILDAMISRKHCILKYEENEEWTIKDLSSSVTFVNDIPLTFGVSQKLYDRDIIQFSASEKFKYIFILDFKDEYKVKKPKIDENILDNVFIEQKTFTQNQECQKKILKDKLQIKQKQQDKLKQLLKQQNVSKEDTKDLKQQIILLENKIKHGNIQEQYFQNLYTDLSEKLENERIEFEKKLNEEKRKWQEALNVSKLEKEMLELKMKEQMEKWREEQQTKWKNVMENRVKEEKNIQAQLLSEKIILEEKLKETEKALKEQAKIETINNVAGTSDNSNDSCIFLKTKNPSEFQIIDTIDLTIPTQVASKIDEKESVFDKINDIMDEQLTCTICSELFVKATTLNCMHTFCQHCINVWNKKRKECPICRAPVSSMNRSIVLDNFIESMLENLPIRFKERRKEILKERQAVEYKKKIR; this is encoded by the exons atggaaGGTTCGAAagcagaaaaaagaataaaactcGACGACTCAGAGGAAAAATTAGTGGAACCTAGTTTAGtgagaattaataaacatgGTTGTGCTCCTCATAATATTcacattgataaaaatgag ttTAAAATAGGTCGTGCAAGAgataatgatgaaattattttggatGCAATGATATCTAGAAAACattgcattttaaaatatgaagaaaatgaagagTGGACGATTAAAGATTTAAGTTCTTCTGTTACATTTGTTAACGATATTCCTCTAACATTTGGTGTGAGTCAAAAACTTTATGATAGAGACATCATACAATTTAGTGcatctgaaaaatttaaatatatttttattcttgattttaaaGATGAGTACAAAGTTAAAAAGCCTAAGATAGATGAAAACATATtagataatgtttttatagaaCAAAAAACATTTACACAAAATCAGGaatgtcaaaaaaaaattcttaaagacaaattacaaataaaacaaaaacaacaagataaattaaaacaacttttaaaacaacaaaatgtttcaaaagaaGATACCAAAGATTTGAaacaacaaattatattattagaaaataaaataaaacatggtAATATTCAAGAAcagtattttcaaaatctgtATACTGATTTGtcagaaaaattagaaaatgaacggatagaatttgaaaaaaaattaaatgaagaaaaacgaaaatggCAAGAAGCTCTAAATGTAAGTAAACTTGAGAAAGAAatgttagaattaaaaatgaaagaacaaaTGGAGAAATGGAGAGAAGAGCAACAAActaaatggaaaaatgttaTGGAAAACAgagttaaagaagaaaaaaatatacaagccCAATTGttaagtgaaaaaataattttagaagaaaaattaaaagaaacagaaaaagcTCTAAAAGAACAAGCtaaaatagaaacaataaataatg TTGCAGGGACTTCTGATAATTCGAATGAcagttgtatatttttaaaaacaaaaaatccttcagaatttcaaattatagatACAATAGATTTAACAATTCCTACTCAAGTTGCttctaaaattgatgaaaaagaaagtgtgtttgataaaattaatgatataatggaTGAACAATTAACTTGCACCATATGTTCAGAATTATTTGTGAAAGCAACAACATTAAATTGCATGCATACATTTTGTCAACATTGTATAAAtgtatggaataaaaaaagaaaggaatgtCCAATATGTAGAGCACCAGTATCATCAATGAATAGATCAATAGTTCTAgacaattttattgaaagtaTGTTAGAAAATTTACCTATTCGATtcaaagaaaggaggaaagaaattctaaaagaAAGACAAG cAGTGgagtacaagaaaaaaattcgttga
- the LOC107996102 gene encoding serine-rich adhesin for platelets isoform X1 has protein sequence MAKNVGESRIPVPRAARPSFFPKSRVLGTPSLIPGHRRSLILSGCLQFVDAEDESGTHKKCGPQAVSTPSIEDSGPKTFTISPVWDIDKDDVQQLANFSEEKSNFFSLLENSQLNMIEDAGDSCLLDTSLGYNDTAINATPHYLMLNKQNSFEHDESLGILTPDQMTDFTVALECSRTPSCENLTGSAGSRLALTRASASRPSADVEPTEEASSERTPSPEELPLDPKPTEPVRGTVPISFVTSVTSITSLEAGYQGDGENSRPASRGADPPSVAPPPNLPVPCRQDPMTDSDFFTESDADAYEEIVRGDRKAQVIDGTLFCAPGGRRCPSFTGEEMDSSGIYSDLDKRQDELQAPEEAIEEHGDRTPDTIDTEVSQRSQPTPIKADVIMDYLQAPVNSLDGLTDSNGSINPVEVTVIEVERTNDSMRSKTQSKADLIPLKKYKMPKRNVVSKIKAMIESGPKDEAEKEARRLQRSRNGRWDAVMSKIEAGKNEQRTRTVRKEVKSRVLQSIGQSSSTGSIQKKAGDANNNSNKDKRRIRGRQETKSPIEETARSSVRSSLSDLSTGRSKDAPKRSPTSINPPRRLVANGRGSQQNRVNSFDTKKNCVEISPINLEKSPSATRKTTITRRLPTTVPGKQHSLTSIKDRETKEHSNSYVVTRASLETRDQAAQTDIPYDALRVKRAEQVIQALSITVQYLAYELDAFSTPKLKKDCENMKKEWMSSCAEIEKLRARNLGIEDRLESERESHRRALDQLREDLEARHAEQIAILEAALQEERRKCEVRLRDSLNETAKEHRAAIVKLRSEQEAELIRKEAEFKRRSVVHDQGAALTAEVESLRSVLEIKSQENATLRSDLDNIKREIEDKEALQQRLDTLEARCEDLKAQIQCKEALERQISHDNEVLHESIHQISKQNKRLAQRNEELQWRLRQKNEVVTVLANLTPRLSRSLGPEHVEQSLSPDKNGPQSSSMVKFMVQKGDSVSWTLEIDDEFSKGGSDTSSLATPPKMGRSETSTSVSRQGSLRLTPRRPSVDMRARSKSISVTDSTRVEESTWSPTFNSTPITRRRPRSDPSSSASSTSSSSSSSATAVTTNSAVAVAVAAAAAVAAAAEDCGAGQRPQEAGGEAMISEETSATSSEDESSTSSDIPPLPIQFSWGKPIK, from the exons AACGTGGGGGAGAGTCGGATACCAGTTCCCCGCGCGGCACGGCCGTCTTTTTTCCCGAAATCGAGAGTACTTGGTACACCGTCCCTTATACCTGGGCATCGGCGTTCATTGATACTCTCGGGATGTTTACAGTTCGTCGATGCCGAGGACGAGTCCGGTACTCATAAAAAGTGTGGACCACAAGCTGTGTCTACACCGTCGATCGaag ATTCGGGACCTAAAACATTCACGATATCACCTGTGTGGGATATTGATAAAGATGACGTGCAACAACTGGCTAATTTTTCCGAAGAAAAGAGCAACTTTTTCAG TTTGCTCGAGAATTCCCAATTGAATATGATTGAGGACGCCGGCGATAGCTGCCTCTTGGATACATCTCTTGGTTACAATGATACCGCAATAAACGCAACACCGCACTACTTAATGCTCAACAAACAGAATTCCTTTGAACATGACGAAAGCCTGGGTATACTGACTCCCGACCAGATGACCGACTTCACAGTTGCACTAGAGTGCTCTAGGACACCATCCTGCGAAAATCTTACAGGATCAGCGGGTTCTAGATTAGCATTAACGAGAGCATCTGCGTCACGACCGTCCGCCGATGTTGAACCGACCGAAGAGGCTTCTAGCGAGAGGACACCGTCCCCGGAGGAACTTCCACTGGATCCTAAACCCACGGAACCTGTTAGAGGCACTGTTCCTATCAGTTTTGTAACATCGGTGACGAGTATCACTAGTCTTGAGGCTGGATATCAAGGTGACGGTGAAAACTCAAGGCCAGCAAGTCGTGGGGCTGATCCACCGTCCGTCGCACCACCGCCAAATCTTCCCGTTCCTTGCAGGCAAGATCCGATGACGGATTCGGATTTCTTTACGGAAAGTGATGCTGATGCGTATGAAGAAATCGTGCGCGGTGATAGAAAAGCTCAGGTGATCGACGGTACTCTTTTCTGTGCGCCTGGCGGCCGAAGATGTCCGAGCTTTACCGGAGAAGAAATGGATTCGAGTGGAATTTATTCAGATCTCGATAAAAGGCAGGACGAACTTCAAGCTCCCGAGGAAGCAATTGAGGAACACGGGGATCGCACGCCGGATACTATTGATACCGAAGTTTCCCAGAGAAGTCAGCCGACACCGATTAAAGCGGACGTTATTATGGATTATTTGCAG gcTCCTGTAAATTCTCTGGATGGATTGACTGATTCGAACGGTTCGATAAATCCTGTGGAAGTCACGGTAATCGAGGTGGAAAGGACGAATGACAGCATGAGATCGAAAACACAGAGCAAAGCTGATTTAATTCCGttgaaaaaatacaagatgCCTAAGAGAAACGTTGTCTCGAAAATCAAAGCAATGATTGAATCGGGTCCAAAAGATGAAGCGGAAAAAGAAGCTCGACGTTTGCAGAGATCTAGAAATGGACGTTGGGATGCTGTTATGAGTAAAATTGAAGCTGGAAAAAATGAGCAAAGAACTAGGACAGTAAGAAAAGAAGTGAAATCGAGAGTACTCCAGAGTATTGGTCAATCATCTTCTACAGgatcaattcaaaaaaaagccggtgatgcaaataataatagtaataaggATAAAAG GAGAATACGTGGCCGGCAAGAAACAAAGTCACCAATTGAAGAAACTGCCAGAAGCTCCGTTCGTAGCTCTTTGAGTGATCTCAGCACTGGACGCAGCAAAGACGCACCAA aGAGATCACCAACATCGATAAATCCACCAAGAAGACTGGTAGCAAACGGTCGCGGTAGTCAACAGAATCGTGTCAATAGTTTCGACACCAAGAAGAACTGCGTAGAAATTTCGCCCATCAATCTCG aGAAGAGTCCGTCAGCGACGCGAAAAACGACAATAACGAGAAGATTACCAACCACTGTCCCAGGGAAGCAGCATAGCTTAACATCGATAAAAG ATCGCGAAACTAAGGAGCACAGTAATAGCTATGTGGTGACAAGAGCGTCTTTAGAGACGCGAGATCAGGCCGCACAAACCGACATACCTTATGATGCACTTCGCGTAAAACGAGCGGAACAAGTTATACAAGCTCTTTCTATAACCGTACAATATCTGGCCTATGAG TTGGACGCATTTTCTACACCAAAACTTAAGAAAGATTGCGAGAATATGAAAAAGGAATGGATGTCTTCGTGCGCggagattgaaaaattgaggGCTAGAAACCTCGGCATTGAAGATAGACTAGAatcggagagagagagtcatCGGAGAGCCTTGGACCAGCTTCGTGAAGATC TGGAAGCTCGACACGCGGAACAAATCGCCATCTTGGAAGCGGCTCTGCAGGAAGAGAGGCGCAAATGCGAAGTCAGATTACGAGATTCGCTAAATGAGACTGCAAAAGAACATCGAGCCGCAATCGTGAAATTACGATCGGAACAAGAGGCCGAACTGATACGAAAGGAAGCGGAATTTAAGAGAAGATCTGTCGTTCACGATCAGGGGGCTGCGCTCACAGCCGAAGTTGAATCTTTAAGATCGGTGCTAGAGATCAAAAGTCAAGAAAACGCTACGTTGAGATCGGATCTCGATAATATCAAGCGAGAAATCGAGGACAAAGAAGCTTTACAGCAACGCTTGGACACACTTGAGGCCAGATGCGAAGATTTGAAAGCACAGATTCAATGCAAAGAAGCTCTCGAGAGGCAAATATCTCATGATAATGAGGTACTTCACGAATCGATTCATCAGATTTCCAAGCAGAATAAACGTTTGGCACAACGTAATGAAGAACTGCAATGGAGGTTGCGTCAAAAAAACGAAGTAGTGACCGTTCTTGCGAACTTGACGCCTAGGCTTTCACGTTCTTTAGGCCCGGAACACGTCGAACAGAGTCTTTCACCCGACAAGAACGGTCCGCAATCTTCATCTATGGTTAAATTTATGGTGCAGAAAGGTGATTCGGTTTCATGGACATTGGAAATCGATGATGAATTTTCAAAGGGAGGATCTGATACGTCATCATTGGCAACACCACCAAAAATGGGTAGATCGGAAACAAGTACATCAGTATCGAGACAAGGATCGCTCAGATTAACGCCTAGAAGGCCTTCCGTAGATATGAGAGCAAGATCCAAAAGTATTTCCGTTACGGATTCCACACGAGTAGAGGAATCCACTTGGTCGCCTACATTTAATTCTACACCGATTACTCGACGAAGACCTAGAAGTGATCCATCTTCTTCCGCTTCGTCCACTTCCTcgtcatcttcttcttctgcaaCAGCAGTAACTACAAATTCTGCGGTGgctgttgctgttgctgcAGCGGCGGCTGTCGCGGCAGCCGCTGAAGATTGTGGCGCAGGTCAAAGGCCTCAAGAAGCAGGTGGTGAAGCAATGATTTCAGAAGAAACATCTGCCACGAGTAGCGAGGATGAGTCGTCCACGAGTAGCGATATTCCTCCATTGCCAATACAATTTTCTTGGGGTAAACCAATTAAGTAA
- the LOC107996102 gene encoding serine-rich adhesin for platelets isoform X2: MIEDAGDSCLLDTSLGYNDTAINATPHYLMLNKQNSFEHDESLGILTPDQMTDFTVALECSRTPSCENLTGSAGSRLALTRASASRPSADVEPTEEASSERTPSPEELPLDPKPTEPVRGTVPISFVTSVTSITSLEAGYQGDGENSRPASRGADPPSVAPPPNLPVPCRQDPMTDSDFFTESDADAYEEIVRGDRKAQVIDGTLFCAPGGRRCPSFTGEEMDSSGIYSDLDKRQDELQAPEEAIEEHGDRTPDTIDTEVSQRSQPTPIKADVIMDYLQAPVNSLDGLTDSNGSINPVEVTVIEVERTNDSMRSKTQSKADLIPLKKYKMPKRNVVSKIKAMIESGPKDEAEKEARRLQRSRNGRWDAVMSKIEAGKNEQRTRTVRKEVKSRVLQSIGQSSSTGSIQKKAGDANNNSNKDKRRIRGRQETKSPIEETARSSVRSSLSDLSTGRSKDAPKRSPTSINPPRRLVANGRGSQQNRVNSFDTKKNCVEISPINLEKSPSATRKTTITRRLPTTVPGKQHSLTSIKDRETKEHSNSYVVTRASLETRDQAAQTDIPYDALRVKRAEQVIQALSITVQYLAYELDAFSTPKLKKDCENMKKEWMSSCAEIEKLRARNLGIEDRLESERESHRRALDQLREDLEARHAEQIAILEAALQEERRKCEVRLRDSLNETAKEHRAAIVKLRSEQEAELIRKEAEFKRRSVVHDQGAALTAEVESLRSVLEIKSQENATLRSDLDNIKREIEDKEALQQRLDTLEARCEDLKAQIQCKEALERQISHDNEVLHESIHQISKQNKRLAQRNEELQWRLRQKNEVVTVLANLTPRLSRSLGPEHVEQSLSPDKNGPQSSSMVKFMVQKGDSVSWTLEIDDEFSKGGSDTSSLATPPKMGRSETSTSVSRQGSLRLTPRRPSVDMRARSKSISVTDSTRVEESTWSPTFNSTPITRRRPRSDPSSSASSTSSSSSSSATAVTTNSAVAVAVAAAAAVAAAAEDCGAGQRPQEAGGEAMISEETSATSSEDESSTSSDIPPLPIQFSWGKPIK; this comes from the exons ATGATTGAGGACGCCGGCGATAGCTGCCTCTTGGATACATCTCTTGGTTACAATGATACCGCAATAAACGCAACACCGCACTACTTAATGCTCAACAAACAGAATTCCTTTGAACATGACGAAAGCCTGGGTATACTGACTCCCGACCAGATGACCGACTTCACAGTTGCACTAGAGTGCTCTAGGACACCATCCTGCGAAAATCTTACAGGATCAGCGGGTTCTAGATTAGCATTAACGAGAGCATCTGCGTCACGACCGTCCGCCGATGTTGAACCGACCGAAGAGGCTTCTAGCGAGAGGACACCGTCCCCGGAGGAACTTCCACTGGATCCTAAACCCACGGAACCTGTTAGAGGCACTGTTCCTATCAGTTTTGTAACATCGGTGACGAGTATCACTAGTCTTGAGGCTGGATATCAAGGTGACGGTGAAAACTCAAGGCCAGCAAGTCGTGGGGCTGATCCACCGTCCGTCGCACCACCGCCAAATCTTCCCGTTCCTTGCAGGCAAGATCCGATGACGGATTCGGATTTCTTTACGGAAAGTGATGCTGATGCGTATGAAGAAATCGTGCGCGGTGATAGAAAAGCTCAGGTGATCGACGGTACTCTTTTCTGTGCGCCTGGCGGCCGAAGATGTCCGAGCTTTACCGGAGAAGAAATGGATTCGAGTGGAATTTATTCAGATCTCGATAAAAGGCAGGACGAACTTCAAGCTCCCGAGGAAGCAATTGAGGAACACGGGGATCGCACGCCGGATACTATTGATACCGAAGTTTCCCAGAGAAGTCAGCCGACACCGATTAAAGCGGACGTTATTATGGATTATTTGCAG gcTCCTGTAAATTCTCTGGATGGATTGACTGATTCGAACGGTTCGATAAATCCTGTGGAAGTCACGGTAATCGAGGTGGAAAGGACGAATGACAGCATGAGATCGAAAACACAGAGCAAAGCTGATTTAATTCCGttgaaaaaatacaagatgCCTAAGAGAAACGTTGTCTCGAAAATCAAAGCAATGATTGAATCGGGTCCAAAAGATGAAGCGGAAAAAGAAGCTCGACGTTTGCAGAGATCTAGAAATGGACGTTGGGATGCTGTTATGAGTAAAATTGAAGCTGGAAAAAATGAGCAAAGAACTAGGACAGTAAGAAAAGAAGTGAAATCGAGAGTACTCCAGAGTATTGGTCAATCATCTTCTACAGgatcaattcaaaaaaaagccggtgatgcaaataataatagtaataaggATAAAAG GAGAATACGTGGCCGGCAAGAAACAAAGTCACCAATTGAAGAAACTGCCAGAAGCTCCGTTCGTAGCTCTTTGAGTGATCTCAGCACTGGACGCAGCAAAGACGCACCAA aGAGATCACCAACATCGATAAATCCACCAAGAAGACTGGTAGCAAACGGTCGCGGTAGTCAACAGAATCGTGTCAATAGTTTCGACACCAAGAAGAACTGCGTAGAAATTTCGCCCATCAATCTCG aGAAGAGTCCGTCAGCGACGCGAAAAACGACAATAACGAGAAGATTACCAACCACTGTCCCAGGGAAGCAGCATAGCTTAACATCGATAAAAG ATCGCGAAACTAAGGAGCACAGTAATAGCTATGTGGTGACAAGAGCGTCTTTAGAGACGCGAGATCAGGCCGCACAAACCGACATACCTTATGATGCACTTCGCGTAAAACGAGCGGAACAAGTTATACAAGCTCTTTCTATAACCGTACAATATCTGGCCTATGAG TTGGACGCATTTTCTACACCAAAACTTAAGAAAGATTGCGAGAATATGAAAAAGGAATGGATGTCTTCGTGCGCggagattgaaaaattgaggGCTAGAAACCTCGGCATTGAAGATAGACTAGAatcggagagagagagtcatCGGAGAGCCTTGGACCAGCTTCGTGAAGATC TGGAAGCTCGACACGCGGAACAAATCGCCATCTTGGAAGCGGCTCTGCAGGAAGAGAGGCGCAAATGCGAAGTCAGATTACGAGATTCGCTAAATGAGACTGCAAAAGAACATCGAGCCGCAATCGTGAAATTACGATCGGAACAAGAGGCCGAACTGATACGAAAGGAAGCGGAATTTAAGAGAAGATCTGTCGTTCACGATCAGGGGGCTGCGCTCACAGCCGAAGTTGAATCTTTAAGATCGGTGCTAGAGATCAAAAGTCAAGAAAACGCTACGTTGAGATCGGATCTCGATAATATCAAGCGAGAAATCGAGGACAAAGAAGCTTTACAGCAACGCTTGGACACACTTGAGGCCAGATGCGAAGATTTGAAAGCACAGATTCAATGCAAAGAAGCTCTCGAGAGGCAAATATCTCATGATAATGAGGTACTTCACGAATCGATTCATCAGATTTCCAAGCAGAATAAACGTTTGGCACAACGTAATGAAGAACTGCAATGGAGGTTGCGTCAAAAAAACGAAGTAGTGACCGTTCTTGCGAACTTGACGCCTAGGCTTTCACGTTCTTTAGGCCCGGAACACGTCGAACAGAGTCTTTCACCCGACAAGAACGGTCCGCAATCTTCATCTATGGTTAAATTTATGGTGCAGAAAGGTGATTCGGTTTCATGGACATTGGAAATCGATGATGAATTTTCAAAGGGAGGATCTGATACGTCATCATTGGCAACACCACCAAAAATGGGTAGATCGGAAACAAGTACATCAGTATCGAGACAAGGATCGCTCAGATTAACGCCTAGAAGGCCTTCCGTAGATATGAGAGCAAGATCCAAAAGTATTTCCGTTACGGATTCCACACGAGTAGAGGAATCCACTTGGTCGCCTACATTTAATTCTACACCGATTACTCGACGAAGACCTAGAAGTGATCCATCTTCTTCCGCTTCGTCCACTTCCTcgtcatcttcttcttctgcaaCAGCAGTAACTACAAATTCTGCGGTGgctgttgctgttgctgcAGCGGCGGCTGTCGCGGCAGCCGCTGAAGATTGTGGCGCAGGTCAAAGGCCTCAAGAAGCAGGTGGTGAAGCAATGATTTCAGAAGAAACATCTGCCACGAGTAGCGAGGATGAGTCGTCCACGAGTAGCGATATTCCTCCATTGCCAATACAATTTTCTTGGGGTAAACCAATTAAGTAA